The genomic interval CTTACCGGCTGTTGAACTGGCAGGCGTCGCGGTTCGAACGGGTTCGTTCAGGAGCCCCACGGCAAGAAGAAGCGGCGCTCACTGAACTGATTCAATCATGCCGCTCGCAAGCCGCGCAATGGCAACAGCAGCCCTCTGTAACAATTGGGGGAATTTCCCAGCTTGAATGGCATGGTACCGAGTCGATTTCGTTCGAATCGATCTCAGAACGCACGATTGAATTTCAATTGAACTGGTCCGGCGCCCCGAAGACTCCTGCTTGGGTTACAGTGCACTATGATCCAGAGATGATCGACGTCAAGATCGACTCCGATTCCCTGGTTCAACTCTATGGTAAAACGTCGTTCCTCGAGCCGCAGATCTTGCCCGATCGACCTGCGACGTTCGCACTGTCTTCAGACCACCCGTTAAGCGTCAGGCTTACGGTTCGCAGCCGCGCGAATACCATGGGAAACACGCATTTGATCGTGTATGCCGCAACGAGCATTGGCACGGCCCGAAAGGACGTTTCGATTCTTCTACCGGCGCGACCAACCCTTGACCTTGCCATTGATGGGGTTTCCGGAAGCTGGACTGATGCGGACGGGAGGTTACGCCTGCACCCGTTCGCCAATCGATCGACGGGATATACGATCAGTCTGATCAACCGCAATTCGCAGCCACGTGAACTGTCCGTAAAATGGTTGGGACTGCGTCAACCAAGCCGCGTCGAAATCCCCCGCTTTGAAGTGTCAGCCACAGACGCGGGCAATTTGCTTGATCGCCTGGGTCCCACGGAACCACTCGTGACGGTCCCTGATTTCGGACTGCCTCCCGACGATAAGCCCGTAAAGATCCCCTTTCCAAAACCGAACGTCGAACCGCCCAGCGCGCCGGGTGCACCAACGCCATCTCTCGTTCCACACGGAATGCTCCTCGTCGTCACCGATCGTAAATCAGAACGATCGCTGATCAGACTCGTTCAGGTCGCCCCCCAGCGACCGCGAAGGTTCGTTCATCCTCAAGTACGATACAACGCCGACCGCGAAAGAATTGAAGTCACGGTTGTTCCCGTTGATCGATCACTGATCCCTCCGGAAGGCATCAGAATTCATGCCGAGACCGTGGAGCCGATTGCGGACGACGCCGCCCGCGAGCTCGATGCGGACTTGGCGGGGCCTGGATTCGAAGCAAAAATGTTTGTCGAAGTCGCGAGCCGGCTGGAGAAGGCGATCACGCTACGGCTGAACGTCGACGACTATCCACGCGCCTTCACGTTTCGCGTCCCCTGTCAGGGAAATACGGGCTATCTACCGGAAGTCCTGGATGCGATGTCAACTTCGATCACATTCCCCAAACCTCAAAGTTCCTATCAGAGTCCGCTCGAAGAACTGTCAGTCGAGCTTCAAATGGACGTTCCCGAAGGCTCATTTCAGGTTCCGGGTGATTTGCTGGAAGTTGGCATCGACCGCAATAACGATCGCGATTTCCGTGATGAACCTGTCCTGATATTGAAGACGGATCGGCAGATTCAGGTAACACAACTTCAATTCAGTCCCGAAGGTCAGTTGAACCTTCTTGCCAACGTCGGCGACTTCAAAGTCCGAGTTCCTGCCAATGGAGTGCGGAGTGCGAACGTCCAGTTGCTTGCTCGGCTCACCATTTCCGACCGCACAGTCTGGAGCCGTCCCGTTCCAGTGACGATTGACGCAGCACTCCCTCGAATTCGACAAGTTACGGTCAGCCCACCGGGCCCCATCGTCATCGGTACTCCGATTCAATTGGCGGTCAATGCAAGCGACAACGATCTGAGCGGGATCGCTCGAGTCGAAATGGCATTTGACACCGAGCGAACGGGACAAATCCCAATCAAAGCGAAGTTGATCAGTGCGGAACTGGCAGCCGACGACAAGTGGCATGCGATCATTCCCACGAAAGACCTTACGCCGGGTCTGCATACTCTCTTGGTTCGCGCCGTTGATCGAGTCGACAACGTTGGCGAAGTCACCAAGGTCAAGCTGACCGCAATCAGTGCCGAAGAGGCAGCAAAACTGAGTGCCGCACCGGTATCGATCAGTGGAGTCGTGATTTTTGCGGAGATGCCTGCCGCTGGAATCCTGGTTTCGGCCGAAAATGCGGACGGCCCTAAAGAGAATGCTCCCAAAATTGATCCATCAGAAACGGACGACAATGGCCAATTTCGACTCAAGGGATTGGTCCCGGGTAAGTGGAAGATCCGGGCCAAAGGCGTTGTGCGGAACAAAACGCGTACCACAGAGCAAGACCTAGTTATCAAGCCATCCGAAACACCGCAACCGTTAAAGTTTACGCTTAAGTAGTCTTTCAACGTTGCAGAATTTTACGGCTGTGCAACTCACGCGTTTGGAACGGTTAGTCCGATAAAACGAAGCCGGATGGCAGCGATGCAGGGGGACAGACCGTCCAATTGCCAAGGCTTTCCGTTCACGGATGATGAATCGGCGTCATGCACGTATCTCATTACCGCAGTATTATTGCATTCCTTCTGTCGTGCTCCATTTTCGGTTGCGCGGCACTGCCGCCAGCTGCTGCGCCTGCAGTACCTGCACCTCCCACATCCGCCGCGGGTGCAGGGGGTACCACCATCGTGGCGATCGCGCCCCCCGCTGGGCCAAAGTGCACGATCTGGGACTTCCTGGGCGTGAAGATGTTGTGCAACGATTTGATTATGGTTGCCGACTGCGGACTGAATCTCCTCGGAAATGCATTCCCCGGCCTGGCATCGGGGTTACCAATGAGTAACCTCTCGAATCCAGCGAATCTCACGTCTTCGAACCCCGCGGTCGCCGCGGCGGCCGCCGCCAAAGCGGACGAAAATGCTGCCCCTCAAAAAGTCGCCGCAATTCGTTATCTCGGAACGCTGGGGTGCGGAGGGTGTTATCCAGACATCGAAAAAGCCTTGCTCGCTGGACTGGATGACTGTACCGAGGCCGTGCGTTTCGAAGCGGCATCGGCACTCGCCGAAACGTCACGAAACCAATGCCGTTACTGCACGAAGAATAATTGCTGCAGCGTCAACGTCCGTAAGAAGCTCATCAAAATTGCGACGGAAACGAACGACAAGGGATGCTTTGTCGAACCTTCTGCTCGTGTACGCCGCATGGCGCGCGTGGCCCTTTGCAACTGCGAGTGCGACCCACTTGATGCGGTACCACAACCGACACCGGAAGAAGGTCCGTCACCCGATGGTGCCGTGCCCCCTGCGCCCGACGCCAGCCTCGGAATCAAGGTTCATGAGGGACGTCCCGCCGAGAAACAAATTGAAACGGCAACGTTCGTCGGAAAGCGTGCAAATACAAAGTCGGGTTCGGCATCTTCGACAAGCGCGGAAGGTCCTGCGACGGCAGGAGTCACGGATCGACCTGGCCACACGGTGGTCAAACAATATGATCGATCCTTCAAACAGCCCGACATTATCGTTAAGACATCAGATGTAAGCACCAAGGCCGCTCGCTCGGGGGTGACGGTCGCAGAGTCGAAACTCGGTAACACATCCGTCCGCGAACCAGTAGGACCACGAATTCGGTGGGAACGATCGGCCGTATCGGTCTATCGTTTTGAGACAAAGAGCGAGGCCGTGTCCGCGATGGATTTCATTCGAAGGAAAGCCCTGGGAGAAGATCCGCAGTTGCCTGCCAATGTGAGCCTGAAGCACGTGACGACGCGAGAAGTCGGCTGGACAAGACCACAAGACTTCCGTTCACCCGAACTTGCTCAGATTTTGTTTGAGCTGCCCGTGGGACAAGTCA from Schlesneria paludicola DSM 18645 carries:
- a CDS encoding peptidyl-prolyl cis-trans isomerase; translated protein: MHVSHYRSIIAFLLSCSIFGCAALPPAAAPAVPAPPTSAAGAGGTTIVAIAPPAGPKCTIWDFLGVKMLCNDLIMVADCGLNLLGNAFPGLASGLPMSNLSNPANLTSSNPAVAAAAAAKADENAAPQKVAAIRYLGTLGCGGCYPDIEKALLAGLDDCTEAVRFEAASALAETSRNQCRYCTKNNCCSVNVRKKLIKIATETNDKGCFVEPSARVRRMARVALCNCECDPLDAVPQPTPEEGPSPDGAVPPAPDASLGIKVHEGRPAEKQIETATFVGKRANTKSGSASSTSAEGPATAGVTDRPGHTVVKQYDRSFKQPDIIVKTSDVSTKAARSGVTVAESKLGNTSVREPVGPRIRWERSAVSVYRFETKSEAVSAMDFIRRKALGEDPQLPANVSLKHVTTREVGWTRPQDFRSPELAQILFELPVGQVSPVIEVGETLMVCRVLEREPHVAAASAPASEEAYETGDEEQEE